From Pseudoalteromonas sp. DL-6, one genomic window encodes:
- a CDS encoding ABC transporter ATP-binding protein, with protein sequence MLSVSQLSIDYGSNRVVSDLNFTLGESEILMLVGPTGCGKSTILQALAGLLPISDGEIKVAKWTATPKHTVAPEKRSVGMVFQDFALFPHLTVEQNVCFKLKDISPADHWIKLLGLDAFRHKKPATLSGGQKQRVALARTLAHQPDFVLLDEPLSNLDAALKDMLRWDIRNALKEAGVPAIWVTHDQEEALSVGDRVGVLKGGKIQQIDSPEQCFSAPNNRFVARFLGEASFIKGTLNNGQALTDIGNVPAHGVDCENGEVEVLLRPDDVLLVQSSVGNNGEVIWVRFEGGSRLCAIKLACGTVVTSRVSHEVVVNPSDNVHVSLSTSHPLAAFKS encoded by the coding sequence ATGCTATCTGTAAGTCAGTTGTCTATAGATTATGGCAGTAATCGTGTTGTTAGTGACTTAAATTTCACTTTAGGTGAAAGCGAAATTTTAATGCTTGTTGGTCCAACAGGTTGTGGTAAAAGTACTATTTTACAAGCCCTAGCTGGGCTTTTACCAATTAGCGACGGCGAAATTAAAGTCGCTAAATGGACTGCTACACCAAAGCATACTGTAGCCCCTGAAAAACGCAGTGTGGGTATGGTGTTTCAAGACTTTGCGTTGTTTCCCCATTTAACGGTTGAGCAAAATGTGTGTTTTAAACTTAAAGACATCAGCCCTGCCGATCATTGGATAAAGCTACTCGGTTTAGATGCGTTTAGACATAAAAAACCAGCTACACTTTCTGGCGGACAAAAACAGCGTGTTGCATTAGCGCGCACCCTAGCCCACCAGCCAGACTTTGTATTACTTGATGAGCCACTATCAAACTTAGACGCGGCTTTAAAAGACATGCTACGTTGGGATATACGTAATGCGCTTAAAGAAGCCGGCGTACCCGCTATTTGGGTAACGCACGATCAAGAAGAAGCACTTTCGGTGGGCGATCGCGTGGGTGTACTAAAAGGCGGAAAAATACAGCAAATTGATAGCCCAGAGCAATGCTTTAGTGCACCCAATAATCGCTTTGTGGCACGCTTTCTAGGTGAAGCTAGTTTTATAAAAGGAACGCTGAATAACGGCCAAGCACTAACCGATATTGGTAATGTTCCCGCTCATGGTGTTGACTGTGAAAACGGTGAGGTAGAGGTGTTACTTCGTCCAGATGATGTATTATTAGTACAAAGCAGTGTAGGAAATAATGGCGAAGTAATTTGGGTACGCTTTGAAGGCGGCAGCAGATTATGCGCCATAAAACTAGCCTGTGGTACTGTGGTTACAAGTCGCGTGAGTCATGAAGTAGTGGTAAATCCTAGTGATAACGTACATGTATCGCTTAGTACCTCTCATCCACTGGCGGCATTTAAAAGCTAG
- a CDS encoding Vat family streptogramin A O-acetyltransferase, with the protein MNGPNPSNPSPMEGFPQVGYLKNFITSANIDVGDYTYYDDPDGPENFEKNVLYHFDFIGDRLIIGKFCAIAKDVTFIMNGANHQTSGFSTYPFFIFGNGWEKSAPQQGDLPFKGDTEIGNDVWIGYNATIMPGVKVADGAIIASKSVVTSDVPAYGIVGGNPAKLIKKRFDDATINKLLAIAWWDWSSEKITAHLDAITHSDIDVLAKI; encoded by the coding sequence ATGAACGGACCAAATCCAAGCAATCCATCACCTATGGAAGGGTTTCCTCAAGTAGGTTATTTAAAAAACTTTATCACCTCTGCGAATATAGACGTTGGTGATTACACCTATTACGACGACCCTGACGGCCCTGAAAACTTTGAAAAAAATGTACTTTACCATTTCGATTTTATCGGGGACCGTCTTATCATAGGTAAGTTTTGTGCGATAGCTAAAGACGTTACTTTTATAATGAATGGGGCTAATCATCAAACCTCCGGCTTTTCTACCTATCCATTTTTTATATTTGGTAATGGCTGGGAAAAATCTGCACCTCAACAAGGTGATTTACCTTTTAAGGGAGATACTGAAATAGGTAATGATGTGTGGATAGGTTACAACGCTACTATTATGCCTGGGGTCAAAGTTGCTGATGGTGCCATTATAGCAAGTAAATCTGTGGTAACGTCTGATGTGCCTGCCTATGGCATTGTTGGCGGTAACCCTGCAAAATTGATAAAAAAGCGTTTTGATGATGCGACTATTAATAAACTTTTAGCGATTGCATGGTGGGACTGGAGCAGTGAAAAAATCACCGCTCATTTAGATGCCATTACACACTCTGATATAGACGTATTAGCTAAAATTTAA
- a CDS encoding ATP-binding protein yields the protein MKQVFILRGLPGSGKSYYAQNLAEELSGADESQYFICSTDDYFVNEQGEYHFDKFKLSQYHNLNLARFINALAQGIELVIVDNTNIKKWEFIAYSQAAIALGYQVKEVIVGEVKDKSMQHLYAKRNSHNIPLKTISKMAYMFEW from the coding sequence ATGAAACAAGTTTTTATTTTACGAGGACTACCAGGCAGTGGTAAGTCATATTATGCGCAAAATCTCGCCGAGGAACTTTCCGGTGCAGATGAAAGCCAATATTTTATTTGCTCAACAGATGATTACTTTGTTAACGAGCAGGGTGAGTACCATTTTGATAAGTTTAAATTATCGCAATATCATAACTTAAACTTGGCCCGTTTTATTAATGCCTTAGCACAAGGCATTGAACTGGTAATAGTGGATAACACCAATATTAAAAAGTGGGAATTTATTGCCTATTCACAAGCAGCCATTGCTTTAGGCTATCAGGTAAAAGAAGTGATTGTTGGCGAAGTAAAAGATAAATCAATGCAACACTTATACGCTAAACGCAATAGCCATAACATACCGTTAAAAACCATTAGTAAAATGGCCTACATGTTTGAGTGGTAA
- the asnS gene encoding asparagine--tRNA ligase has translation MSHLAISELLKGNVAVDSQVTIKGWIRTRRDSKAGISFLAVHDGSCFDPIQAVVPNSLNNYDEVTSLTAGCSVSVTGVLVQSAGQGQSFEIQANSVTVLGWVENPDTYPMSAKRHSIEYLREHAHLRPRTNMIGAVTRVRNCLAQAIHRFYHEQGFYWISTPIITASDCEGAGEMFRVSTLDMQNLPMTDKGEIDYSEDFFGKEAFLTVSGQLNGETYASAMSKIYTFGPTFRAENSNTSRHLAEFWMVEPEVAFADLEDIAKLAENMLKYVFKAVLEERRDDMEFFALRVEKTAISRLEEFVEKDFAQVDYTDAVEILKACGKKFEYDVEWGVDLQSEHERYLAEEHFKAPVVIKNYPRDIKAFYMRQNEDGKTVAAMDVVAPGIGEIIGGSQREERLDVLDARLEEMGLNKEDYSWYRDLRKYGSVPHSGFGLGFERLVAYVTGMGNVRDVIAFPRTKGSATY, from the coding sequence ATGAGCCATTTAGCGATTTCAGAGCTATTAAAAGGCAATGTTGCGGTAGACAGCCAAGTAACCATTAAAGGCTGGATCCGTACACGCCGCGATTCAAAAGCAGGAATATCATTTTTAGCCGTTCATGACGGTTCGTGTTTTGATCCTATTCAAGCGGTAGTTCCTAATTCACTGAATAATTATGATGAAGTTACAAGCTTAACAGCAGGCTGTTCTGTGTCGGTTACCGGTGTATTAGTACAATCAGCAGGACAAGGTCAATCTTTCGAAATTCAAGCTAACTCAGTAACTGTGTTAGGTTGGGTTGAAAACCCAGACACCTACCCAATGTCGGCTAAACGCCACAGCATTGAGTATTTACGTGAACACGCTCACCTTCGCCCTCGCACTAATATGATTGGCGCAGTAACACGTGTACGTAACTGTTTAGCACAAGCAATCCACCGTTTTTACCATGAGCAAGGGTTTTACTGGATCAGCACGCCTATTATTACTGCAAGTGACTGTGAAGGCGCAGGTGAGATGTTCCGCGTATCAACGCTTGATATGCAAAATCTGCCAATGACAGACAAAGGCGAGATTGATTACAGCGAAGACTTTTTTGGTAAAGAAGCCTTTTTAACGGTTTCAGGCCAACTTAATGGTGAAACGTACGCTTCAGCAATGTCAAAAATTTACACCTTTGGCCCAACGTTCCGTGCAGAAAATTCAAATACATCTCGCCACTTAGCAGAATTTTGGATGGTAGAGCCAGAAGTTGCGTTTGCTGATTTAGAAGATATCGCAAAACTGGCTGAAAACATGCTTAAGTACGTGTTTAAAGCCGTATTGGAAGAACGCCGTGACGACATGGAATTTTTCGCATTACGTGTTGAAAAAACAGCCATTAGCCGTTTAGAAGAATTTGTTGAAAAAGACTTTGCCCAAGTTGACTACACCGACGCTGTAGAGATTTTAAAAGCGTGTGGCAAGAAATTTGAGTACGACGTTGAATGGGGTGTAGATTTACAGTCTGAGCACGAACGCTACCTAGCTGAAGAACACTTTAAAGCACCGGTTGTTATTAAAAACTACCCGCGTGATATTAAAGCATTCTACATGCGTCAAAATGAAGACGGCAAAACTGTTGCAGCTATGGACGTAGTTGCACCAGGTATTGGTGAGATCATTGGTGGTTCACAACGTGAAGAGCGTCTTGATGTATTAGATGCACGCCTTGAAGAGATGGGCTTAAACAAAGAAGACTACAGCTGGTACCGCGACCTACGTAAATACGGTAGTGTGCCACACTCTGGCTTTGGTTTAGGTTTTGAGCGTTTAGTTGCTTATGTTACCGGTATGGGTAACGTACGTGATGTTATTGCCTTCCCACGTACTAAAGGCAGCGCAACGTACTAA
- a CDS encoding heparan-alpha-glucosaminide N-acetyltransferase domain-containing protein: MTRYKALDAMRGLTIALMILVNTPGSWSHVYAPLLHADWHGCTPTDVIFPFFMFIIGSAMFFSFKKTNSAASASQVLRLVKRGAIIFAIGLALNIYPFTTNIENLRILGVLQRIGIAYILASICVLFLNRRGVLTLSVIILVAYWLLLLSVGAENAYTLEHNLVRAVDIAVLGESHLWQGKGLAFDPEGLISTLPAVVSVLFGFEVTRLLTSTSCQWASIKRLLVIGVVAVVIGQLTSMVMPINKSLWTSSFVIYTSGIACIVLAFFVWLCDIVKPERLVNPLIVYGSNPLFIYVLSAVWVLSYSLINIGELNLGDWMYQQLALVMSAKLASFTFALLHVIGFWVISNMLYKRKIFIKI, encoded by the coding sequence ATGACAAGATATAAAGCACTTGATGCTATGCGTGGGCTAACCATAGCGTTAATGATACTGGTAAACACTCCGGGATCGTGGTCCCATGTGTATGCCCCTTTACTTCATGCAGATTGGCATGGTTGTACCCCTACGGATGTAATTTTTCCGTTTTTTATGTTTATTATTGGCTCTGCGATGTTTTTTTCGTTCAAAAAAACTAACAGTGCAGCCAGTGCTAGCCAAGTATTAAGACTAGTTAAACGTGGAGCAATTATATTTGCCATTGGTCTAGCTTTAAATATTTATCCCTTTACTACCAATATTGAAAACTTGAGAATATTAGGTGTACTGCAACGTATAGGGATAGCCTATATTTTAGCGTCTATCTGTGTGTTGTTTTTAAATAGGCGAGGGGTGTTAACGCTATCGGTTATTATCTTAGTTGCTTATTGGTTATTACTGTTAAGCGTTGGCGCTGAAAACGCTTATACACTCGAACATAACCTAGTTAGAGCGGTTGATATTGCCGTACTAGGTGAGTCGCATTTATGGCAAGGCAAAGGGCTCGCATTTGATCCAGAAGGGCTGATCAGTACGTTACCCGCTGTGGTGAGTGTCTTATTTGGTTTTGAAGTAACGCGCCTGTTAACGAGCACAAGTTGCCAGTGGGCAAGTATTAAACGGCTGTTAGTTATTGGTGTAGTTGCAGTTGTTATTGGGCAATTAACCTCAATGGTGATGCCAATTAATAAATCGCTTTGGACTAGTAGCTTTGTTATTTACACATCCGGGATTGCTTGTATTGTGTTGGCATTTTTTGTTTGGCTTTGCGACATTGTTAAACCTGAGCGCCTTGTTAATCCATTAATTGTGTATGGGTCAAACCCACTGTTTATATATGTATTATCGGCTGTGTGGGTACTGAGCTATTCACTGATTAATATTGGCGAGCTAAACTTGGGGGATTGGATGTATCAGCAACTCGCCTTGGTTATGAGCGCTAAATTGGCATCGTTCACCTTTGCTTTATTGCATGTTATTGGCTTTTGGGTAATTTCGAATATGCTTTATAAACGAAAAATATTTATAAAGATTTAG
- a CDS encoding FAD-binding protein, protein MKTLVIAEHDNGALKPETSKTINAAKKLGFDVDVLLAGINLGAMSESLASIEGVANVLLADNAVYEHQLAESMTDLVLSLADSYSHIVASATTTGKNFMPRVAALLDVAQISEIIDVIDADTFKRPIYAGNAIATVKSLDSKKVITVRASSFDLQGEQAPANVTAVDAVSDSQLSSFVSVEQTESERPELTAADVVISGGRGMQNGENFALLNGIADKLGAAIGASRAAVDAGFVPNDMQVGQTGKIVAPNLYIAVGISGAIQHLAGMKDSKVIVAINKDPDAPIFQVADYGLVADLFDVLPQLEQAL, encoded by the coding sequence ATGAAAACTCTTGTAATTGCAGAGCACGATAACGGTGCCTTAAAACCAGAAACCTCAAAAACGATTAATGCCGCTAAAAAATTAGGCTTTGACGTAGATGTATTATTAGCAGGCATAAACCTTGGCGCCATGAGTGAGTCACTCGCGAGCATTGAGGGTGTTGCGAATGTTTTACTTGCTGATAATGCAGTTTATGAGCATCAACTTGCTGAAAGTATGACAGATCTAGTGTTATCACTAGCTGACAGTTACAGCCATATTGTGGCAAGTGCCACTACCACAGGTAAAAACTTTATGCCGCGTGTTGCCGCATTATTAGATGTAGCGCAGATTTCAGAAATTATTGATGTAATAGATGCTGATACATTTAAGCGCCCAATTTACGCGGGTAATGCTATTGCAACGGTTAAATCGCTCGATAGTAAAAAAGTGATCACAGTACGTGCAAGTAGCTTTGATTTACAAGGCGAGCAAGCTCCAGCTAATGTAACCGCTGTAGATGCAGTCTCTGATTCACAGTTAAGCAGTTTTGTTAGTGTTGAACAAACTGAATCAGAGCGTCCAGAGCTAACGGCTGCAGATGTGGTTATTTCGGGTGGTCGTGGTATGCAAAATGGTGAAAATTTTGCATTATTAAATGGCATTGCCGATAAACTCGGTGCCGCTATTGGTGCATCACGTGCAGCGGTTGACGCGGGCTTTGTGCCTAACGATATGCAAGTAGGGCAAACAGGTAAAATTGTCGCGCCTAATTTATATATTGCTGTGGGTATTAGTGGTGCCATTCAGCATCTTGCGGGTATGAAAGATTCAAAAGTTATTGTTGCCATTAATAAAGACCCTGATGCGCCAATATTCCAAGTAGCTGATTACGGTTTAGTTGCTGACTTATTTGATGTTTTACCACAGTTAGAGCAAGCACTATAA
- a CDS encoding electron transfer flavoprotein subunit beta/FixA family protein, producing MKVLVPIKRVIDYNVKARVKPDNSGVDLTNVKMAMNPFCEIAVEEAIRLKEAGTATEVVVVTIGAKASQEQLRTALALGADKAIHVETEQNLESLHIAKLLAKVVEQESPELVILGKQSIDSDNNQTGQMLAALTNRGQGTFASKVVIENGKVNVTREVDGGLQTVALNLPAIVTTDLRLNEPRYASLPNIMKAKRKPLEVIAADSLGVDLAPRIELVSVEEPAKRSGGIIVEDVAQLVEKLKTEAKVI from the coding sequence ATGAAAGTTCTCGTACCAATAAAAAGAGTGATCGACTACAACGTAAAAGCTCGCGTTAAACCTGACAACAGCGGTGTTGATTTAACTAACGTAAAAATGGCCATGAACCCATTTTGTGAAATTGCGGTAGAAGAAGCGATTCGTTTAAAAGAAGCGGGTACTGCAACCGAAGTGGTTGTTGTTACGATTGGCGCAAAAGCATCACAAGAACAATTACGTACAGCATTAGCTTTGGGCGCAGATAAAGCGATTCATGTTGAAACAGAGCAAAATTTAGAGTCTTTACACATAGCAAAATTGCTTGCAAAAGTAGTAGAGCAAGAATCGCCTGAGCTGGTTATTTTAGGTAAGCAGTCTATCGATTCTGATAACAATCAAACAGGTCAAATGCTAGCAGCGTTGACTAATCGCGGCCAAGGCACGTTTGCTTCTAAAGTTGTTATTGAAAATGGCAAAGTAAATGTTACTCGTGAAGTTGATGGCGGTTTGCAAACTGTTGCACTTAATTTACCCGCAATAGTCACCACCGATTTACGTTTAAACGAGCCACGTTATGCGTCACTACCTAATATTATGAAAGCTAAACGTAAGCCGTTAGAAGTTATTGCGGCTGATTCGCTAGGTGTAGATTTAGCCCCGCGTATTGAATTGGTCAGTGTAGAAGAGCCTGCAAAACGTAGCGGCGGGATTATTGTTGAAGATGTTGCACAGCTTGTAGAAAAACTTAAAACAGAGGCAAAGGTGATTTAA
- a CDS encoding electron transfer flavoprotein-ubiquinone oxidoreductase → MIERETMEFDVVVVGAGPAGLSTAIKLAQQAQEKQQECMICVVEKGSEVGAHVLSGAVFETKALDELLPNWQELGAPVSTKVVNDEIYWFNNEHKATSIPHFATPNTFHNKGNYIVSMGNVCRWLAEQAENLGVEIFPGFSAHSVIIEDDVVKGIITGDMGVDKNGNEKDGYMPGMELRAKYTVFAEGCRGHLGKQLINQFALDDESSPQHYGLGFKEIWQVDESKHQLGKVVHGTGWPLSGDTGGGAFMYHSENNQVVVGLIVDLNYSNPHLSPFDEFQRLKHHPIFKNTLEGGERIAYGARAIAKGGLHSLPKMHFPGGLLVGCDAGTLNFAKIKGNHTAMKSGMIAAEVIFNALQNDLANNDLTQYTAEFKKSWAYKELYQSRNFGPAMHTLGKFAGGAYNMLDQNIFKGALPFSFKDNVPDHATLKDANQAEKINYPKPDGKLSFDKLSSVFLSNTNHEESQPCHLKLKDASIPINVNLVKFDEPAQRYCPAGVYEVQEVEDEQSFVINAQNCVHCKTCDIKDPSQNITWVTPEGAGGPNYPNM, encoded by the coding sequence ATGATTGAACGCGAAACCATGGAATTTGATGTTGTAGTTGTAGGGGCAGGTCCTGCGGGGCTTTCAACAGCAATTAAACTCGCGCAGCAAGCACAAGAAAAACAACAAGAGTGCATGATATGTGTAGTTGAAAAAGGCTCAGAAGTTGGCGCACATGTATTATCAGGTGCCGTTTTTGAAACCAAAGCACTTGACGAATTACTGCCAAATTGGCAGGAACTCGGTGCTCCTGTTTCGACTAAAGTGGTAAATGATGAGATTTACTGGTTTAACAACGAACATAAAGCAACCTCAATTCCTCACTTTGCTACACCAAATACATTTCATAACAAGGGTAACTACATTGTTTCTATGGGTAATGTATGTCGCTGGTTAGCAGAGCAAGCAGAAAACCTTGGAGTAGAGATATTTCCAGGCTTTAGTGCGCATTCAGTCATTATTGAAGATGATGTTGTAAAAGGCATCATTACTGGCGATATGGGTGTAGATAAAAATGGCAATGAAAAAGACGGTTACATGCCAGGTATGGAGCTACGCGCTAAGTACACAGTATTTGCTGAGGGCTGTCGCGGTCATTTAGGTAAGCAACTGATCAATCAGTTTGCTTTAGACGATGAAAGTTCACCACAGCATTATGGTCTAGGTTTTAAAGAAATTTGGCAAGTTGATGAATCTAAACATCAATTGGGTAAAGTTGTACACGGAACCGGTTGGCCATTAAGCGGTGACACTGGCGGTGGCGCCTTTATGTATCACAGCGAAAACAACCAAGTGGTTGTGGGGTTAATTGTTGATTTAAATTACTCTAACCCACACTTAAGCCCGTTTGATGAATTTCAACGATTAAAACATCACCCTATTTTCAAAAATACACTTGAAGGTGGTGAGCGTATTGCTTATGGTGCGCGCGCCATTGCCAAAGGCGGTTTACACTCTTTGCCTAAAATGCATTTCCCGGGTGGCTTGTTAGTGGGCTGTGATGCAGGCACGCTTAATTTTGCAAAAATTAAAGGTAATCATACGGCTATGAAGTCAGGCATGATAGCCGCTGAGGTCATTTTTAATGCGCTACAAAACGATTTAGCTAATAATGATTTAACCCAGTACACCGCTGAGTTTAAAAAGTCATGGGCGTATAAAGAGCTGTATCAGTCTCGTAATTTTGGCCCTGCTATGCATACCTTAGGTAAATTTGCAGGCGGCGCATATAACATGCTTGATCAAAATATATTTAAGGGCGCCCTACCGTTTAGTTTTAAAGATAACGTACCTGACCATGCAACTTTAAAAGACGCTAACCAAGCTGAAAAAATTAACTACCCTAAGCCTGATGGCAAACTCAGTTTTGATAAGCTTTCTTCGGTATTTTTATCTAATACTAATCATGAAGAATCGCAGCCGTGTCACTTAAAACTGAAAGATGCATCAATTCCGATTAACGTTAACTTAGTTAAATTTGACGAGCCAGCACAGCGCTACTGCCCTGCCGGCGTTTACGAAGTACAAGAAGTCGAAGACGAGCAATCCTTTGTGATCAACGCGCAAAACTGTGTGCATTGTAAAACCTGTGACATTAAAGATCCGAGCCAAAATATTACCTGGGTAACTCCCGAAGGTGCTGGTGGCCCTAACTATCCCAATATGTAA